A single region of the Pseudomonadota bacterium genome encodes:
- a CDS encoding helix-turn-helix domain-containing protein: protein MADNYANAADVLPPELLAQVRRYHTGHLWIPDDGAYYRKRNERILRLHAEGIPIRDISAEVHLSERRVGQILESIRADADPFAKSAENR from the coding sequence ATGGCCGACAACTACGCGAATGCCGCCGATGTGCTGCCGCCCGAGCTTCTGGCGCAGGTCCGGCGGTACCACACAGGCCACTTGTGGATCCCCGACGACGGCGCGTACTACCGCAAGCGCAACGAGCGCATCCTTCGCTTGCACGCCGAGGGGATTCCGATCCGGGACATCTCGGCCGAGGTGCACCTCTCGGAGCGCCGGGTCGGTCAGATCCTCGAGTCCATTCGCGCAGATGCCGATCCGTTCGCAAAATCCGCCGAAAATCGCTAG